The following coding sequences are from one Luteolibacter yonseiensis window:
- a CDS encoding PH domain-containing protein: MNEEKSFWKGSPSQWLNLWPFAGALFVAACIIIGALLSGPFLPIVLIALVLPAAYVLWRYLLVRSQVFEVTTERLRITSGIINQTIDEIELYRVKDSLMIRPWWMRLTGLASIVLETSDRSTPHLTIPAVHGGVELREMLRKNVEIQRDRKRVRETDFDEVGGDDSGHS; this comes from the coding sequence ATGAATGAAGAAAAATCGTTTTGGAAAGGGAGCCCCTCGCAGTGGCTCAACCTCTGGCCATTCGCAGGTGCCTTGTTTGTCGCGGCCTGCATCATCATCGGGGCGTTGTTGAGCGGACCGTTCCTGCCCATCGTCCTGATCGCGCTTGTTCTCCCCGCCGCATACGTTCTCTGGCGCTATCTGCTGGTACGTTCGCAGGTATTCGAGGTCACCACCGAACGGCTCCGCATCACCAGCGGAATCATCAACCAGACCATCGACGAGATAGAGCTCTATCGCGTCAAGGACTCACTGATGATCCGCCCGTGGTGGATGCGCCTGACCGGCCTAGCTTCCATCGTCTTGGAAACTTCCGATCGGTCGACCCCTCATCTGACCATTCCAGCGGTTCATGGAGGAGTCGAACTCCGCGAGATGCTCCGCAAGAATGTGGAAATCCAGCGTGATCGCAAACGTGTGCGGGAGACGGATTTCGATGAGGTCGGGGGCGATGACAGCGGGCATTCATGA
- the cysE gene encoding serine O-acetyltransferase, protein MSESQQTETLPASKNKTKLCAGKVADLRNVWQTLREEADRVAKDEPTLKHLVHDVILSRETLAAALGARLARRLAREDMPRVSMEPLLTGVFEAYPQIVHAASRDLLAMFERDPACFSPLEPLLFFKGFLALTTYRVAHQLWVDERRWLALYFQSVASEAFSVDIHPAARIGCGILLDHATSFVVGETAIIEDDVSILHEVTLGGTGKETGNRHPIIRSGVLLGAGAKILGRVEIGTGAKVGAGSVVLHDVAPHKTVAGVPAIVVGTSTEEMPAIEMNQHLDCCGHI, encoded by the coding sequence ATGAGCGAATCCCAACAGACCGAAACTCTCCCGGCGAGCAAGAATAAAACCAAGCTTTGCGCTGGAAAAGTGGCGGACCTCCGCAACGTCTGGCAAACCCTCCGCGAAGAAGCGGATCGTGTGGCCAAGGATGAGCCCACCCTCAAGCACCTCGTGCATGACGTGATCCTCTCGCGGGAGACCCTGGCTGCGGCGCTCGGCGCCCGTCTGGCGCGCCGTCTGGCGCGTGAGGACATGCCCCGCGTGAGCATGGAACCGCTTCTCACCGGCGTTTTCGAGGCGTATCCACAGATCGTTCACGCCGCGTCGCGCGATCTGCTGGCGATGTTCGAGCGTGATCCCGCGTGCTTCTCTCCATTGGAGCCGCTGCTTTTCTTCAAGGGATTTCTCGCCCTGACAACCTACCGCGTCGCCCACCAACTGTGGGTGGACGAGCGCCGCTGGCTGGCGCTTTATTTTCAAAGTGTCGCCAGCGAGGCCTTTTCGGTGGACATTCATCCTGCGGCGCGGATCGGCTGCGGAATCTTGTTGGATCACGCGACCTCATTCGTGGTCGGAGAAACCGCGATCATCGAGGACGACGTTTCCATCTTGCACGAGGTTACGCTCGGTGGCACCGGCAAGGAAACGGGCAACCGTCACCCGATCATCCGTTCCGGAGTGCTGCTGGGTGCCGGAGCGAAGATTCTCGGACGGGTGGAGATCGGCACCGGAGCCAAGGTCGGCGCGGGCAGCGTGGTCCTGCACGACGTCGCGCCGCACAAGACGGTTGCCGGAGTGCCGGCCATTGTCGTGGGAACATCCACGGAGGAAATGCCGGCCATCGAGATGAACCAGCACCTCGATTGCTGCGGCCACATCTGA
- a CDS encoding RrF2 family transcriptional regulator, translating into MKISQKLEYACRAMAQLAKYHDGRTLTRLEDLAQREAVSGNFLVQILNDLRRAGLVESRRGKAGGYLLGRPANQITLRQVVDAVDPALLQCSVTPEGDSGQSVRRAWEQVSSGFQQSLDGITLDSMASKQSDPMFYI; encoded by the coding sequence ATGAAGATTTCACAAAAATTGGAATACGCCTGCCGAGCGATGGCTCAACTGGCGAAATACCATGACGGGCGAACTCTTACACGGCTCGAAGACTTAGCGCAACGCGAAGCAGTGTCAGGAAACTTTCTCGTGCAAATTCTCAACGACCTGCGCCGCGCGGGTCTGGTGGAAAGCCGCAGGGGCAAGGCCGGTGGCTACCTGCTGGGCCGCCCCGCCAACCAGATCACGCTGCGCCAGGTGGTGGATGCAGTGGATCCCGCCCTGCTGCAATGCTCCGTCACGCCGGAGGGCGATTCCGGCCAGTCCGTGCGGCGGGCTTGGGAACAGGTGTCCTCTGGCTTCCAACAGTCTTTGGATGGAATCACCCTGGACAGCATGGCCAGCAAACAGAGCGATCCGATGTTCTACATCTGA